Below is a window of Osmia bicornis bicornis chromosome 8, iOsmBic2.1, whole genome shotgun sequence DNA.
TTTGAAAATCGAACGATAACGATGGTCGTTTGTATGTGCTTTTAAACGAGCCCTTTATCGACTAGAAGAGACTCTAATAATGTGtagtaaaaaaatttcagcgagaaatgaaacaaaaaaaaaaagaaaaaaagaaagaaagcaaCCATCGCAAGTGCAAAATTCCAATACGgaagttttaatttcttttttttttgttttgttaccGTGAATTGTTTATTTTGACGTCGAAAATAGAGCGAAGTATATTGGACGAAATGAGTGTGAACGAGTGTACGTGTACGGATGCGCGACTgtgtaagaaaaaaaagtaattacaGAATGATTAATATtcgatgaaagaaagaaaaagtttatgttcgtttattttttcttttgttcttcTTTGTGCGAGTTTCTCTTCATTTTTTGTACGTATAGAAGTGACTTTTTAGCGTAACCTTCGTTTCCCGatttaatgataatgataataataataataatgataataataatgattattattacgatacaaatattttttattatatggGCATTTCAGTTCCTAACATTGGAAATAAAACATCTACTATGAACGATTTTCTTATTGTTCGAACTCGAGCAAGCGTAAAAATGCGATACATATCGAAAGATTCGCGTGGTTATAAGATCGCTACCATTCTAGGTAagtaaattttaaacaaaaaggaaataattagcgtgcttatttaaaaatgcattTTAAGGCGATGTAAGCGTCAGTGATTACAGATCTAACAAGATCAGAGATTTCTTTGCTTTCAAGAGGTTTTCTTGCAACCCCTGtaacccttataataaatatattataaaacatataTTTATGGCAACTGGTTCGAGTAAAGGATAGTCTCGTGAGCTTATTTAgtaagcaaaaaaaaattaataaggTAAGTTAAATAACCACCGGAAATAAATTAGAGGACAATTATTATACTGGTTGTGCCTTCTAGGTACGGGTCTGATTTCATTCtggggtgtctgggaccccgaagcactgGTAGCGCTCCGTGTATACCCACCTGTTTCTATCCAGGGGTGTCTAGGACCCCGAAGCACTACTGATGGCGCTCTGTGCATATCAAGGCATACATATacacttattttattttctgcgttcatttaatttgctgtaattatcttcttagcttattgaataaacaCCTGAAGCGAACGAACGTGTTGATTTTATTACTTCCGTCTGCACCCTTATATcactgcattccttacatccccgTAACCCTTTCTTCTCAGTATTCCTAACATctctgcattcttttcatccctacattcttttcatctcCACATTCTtctcatccctacattcttttcatccctacattccttacatcgcttCATCCCCTATATCCCTACATACCTTACATCTCTTTATCTCTTATATCCcgacattccttacatctcttcatcccttacatccctacattccttacatctcttcatcccttacatccctgcattcctcacatctctacatcccttacatctctgcattcctcACATTCCTGCCTTCTTTATATCCCAACATctcttacatccctgcatcccttacatgcctgtatcctttacatccttgtatcacttatatatataatttttgcGGCTATAAGGCATgcgattttatacaaatttagttcctttgtttgccaccagagggcgctgattcaacatcgaaattttagttcacatttttgccgccagagggccaaaatttcgacttgttttagttcctttttccaaaaccagatggcgctgattcgacatcgaaattttagttcacatttttgccgctagagggccaaaatttcgacctgttttagttcctttttccaaaaccagatggcgctgattcgacatcgaaattttagttcacatttttgccgccagatggccaaaatttcgacttgttttagttcctttttccaaaaccagatggcgctgaatCGACATCGAagttttagttcaaatttttgccgctagggggcgctatttttcgaaattttcgcgaaattctaacttacctttacttacctttacttacctttactccaagcagtctttataatatatttattataagggatgcagagatgtaaggaatatagggatgaaaagaaggtagggatggaaagaatgtagggatgaaaagaatgtagggatgtaagggatggaaagaatgtagggatgaaaagaatgtagggatgtaagggatgaagcgatgtaaggaatgtagggatgaaaagaatatggggatgtaagggatgaagagatgtaaggaatgtagggatgaaacgAAAGTAGAGATGAAACGAATGTAGGGAtcaaaggaatgtagggataaAAAGAATGCAAGATGTAAACGAATTTCGTAGGGGTTcggggctggggccccggTCTCCACGGCTCACGGCCCGTGGAGTGTCggcatcgggtgtggcccctgATGTCAGCGGAGTTTGGCACATGACGGAGGGTCTTGGCACCCTCCCTAGCGCCCTAGTGCAGgccaccgtggtggttttagtgggtaagaatcccacactacctccggcccctccccaggggggctgaaggtgtctttctgaagatttccaccacgttaaaaaaaaaaaaaaaaaaaaatatggtaCTTAGGGTTGCAGGAATGTAAAGAATTCTGGGATGGAAGGCAttcagggatgtaaggaatacCGAGATGGTCTTGGTCTATAATAagggataaaattatataaataactggaaaaagtaaaataaatgggGTTCTGGGCTGAGACCCAGAAGGGGGATataatcataaattttatttcccttCGATAAGCAtatttaataagcaaaaaaaaataaatgaagtaaattaaataaactctggaaaaaaattatacaggTTCTTCATACGGCCCTGATATTATCCAGGGGTGAGTATCTCTGCGTACCGACCTGATATCATAATGGGGTATTAAGGACCCCAAACGCCAGGGAGTATCACTATACCAATAGTATACCATCCGGGGTTCCAAGGACCCCGAAGCAACAGGGACTATCTTTACATGCCGCCATAATTTCATATTGGGGTCTCAGAAACCCCGAAGCACTACTTGTGGCGCTCTGTGCATACCTACCCGATTCCATCGTGGGGTGTCTGCAGAAGTTTATGCGGTTTTTAAAGATTGAATGTAGGACTACTTTTTACGAagtatttaattttgcatttaaattaatgtataatGCTTTAATGTCACTTTATTAACTACAGACATACTTAAACCGAAATACTGTTAACCAATCTATCCACACCCTCCATAAACTTTTCAATATTCTCTACATTCAGAACACGTTTTTCTTATGCTGCCAGGGTATATaactataaaataaattaaaaagtttgcAGCACCATATAGTTTGCGGCACATAATCGATGCGCCAAAAAGGCTTAATAATTACAAAGAACAAAGCCCGAACAGTATTGAGATACCGTAGGAGttcaagaattttctttcctcccATTAAATATGGGCAAAGAATCTTAATTGAGCATATTCTCttattcgtttcttctttctttcactCTTTCACtttctttcataatttttcatacaCTTGCATTCACACTCAAATATCAAGGTAGCTAAGGATTAACGATACAtgtaaattgcaattaattagCTTTCTCTGGCGAGCTTTAAATATCAAGGtcttatgaaaaaaaaatgcagCAAATGCTAAAAGACCTTTGCGAATGTTCTGATCTTAGAGTCAAAGCTTTGATTGCTTCCTTTCaaattctgaaagaaaaattaattcctCGCATCAGCTGCATTTTTTCCTAATCATTTACAGTCGTGAATATTTTACAGAATGTGCAATGATAAAAAcaacaattatacaataacAGATCCCTAAATGATATATATGAACGAATTCATTAACattcgtaattaaatattttgcCGCTTCTACTTTGAAATAGTTGCAGCGCTTGTGCGTAAATCCTCCGCACGATAATCGTGCAtccaaataaaaatatgaacagCTGCAATTACGAGAGTAATATGCACTAGATCCAAGCGAGGGTTCAAGGATCAAATTGGTTACGAACAAATTAAGTTTCGCGATATTAATATACATCACCATggtaaaaatgaacaaaactTAGACTTTAAAGGAAGTGCAAGTTAATCTTTCTTGAAAGTAGAAAACGCAAGGTACGTCTCCTTCATCTCTGCTCCGTTCTAGTTTGAACCCTCTCTAATAGAAGCATATAAAATCGAAGAATTATCACACGCTAATGTTCAACAGCGTTTCGGATAAATTTGTCGTTACCGGGACCTTACAATTATCACCTACTGTTTTTACAAATATGCGCAGCAATTCGTTTTCTAATTCCTGTGAAAAATACCCAATTCGTACGATAGTTTCTGGTTTAATCTTTACGGTTCTCGTTAAACAATCGCTAACtaagaaaatttcaagtgGCACTAGTCGACAGCTGCCTGAGTAAGTATCGTTTGCTGACTAGAATTCATTTCTTTCTCATTAAACGCAACCTCCTCCTTGTTTCATCACGCGCCCCTGACAAATCGCCTTACAAAACATCGAGACTACATTATAGAAAAGCTTAGAAACAGAATTCCATGCGATTTTCCTGGATATATCGGAGACACATCGCGTGTCTTTGTCGGTGAAATCTACGCTTGATCCTAAGCAACGCATTGATCGAGTGCAATAAGCACACTGCTTCCTTCCTCTCCTCTGATATCGTTCACCATTCCGTtatcatatacatataaaaactCGGTTCGAATCTTACTTGATGACCCGAATAACGTTATGCAATCGAAAGCAATTAGGTGAAACCACGAATCCTTTGGATGACCGTGAACAACGGTGCTATTTATGACAAACCATCgattatttaacaattattcattttgtcTTTTAAAGCCGATACTTTGAAATTCGATATACAGCtagtattaaaataataaaataccaatggcaaatagaaagaaacgttaattaaattgttaaaacTGCATATAAATCCTTTGGAGCAGAAggttttaatatttaataaggATACTCGAACGTAAATCGAGAAGAATTTCGTATCACGAGGCAAATATGTACAAACGATCCGAGTAATGCTAGTGCTAGCACACAACGTCGTTagatgcattatgcatttatACGCGTTCCGTGAGATTTCGCTGCTGATCATGTATCGTTGCACTTCGTAGTGCGAGGACGATGTTCGCTCTTATTCCTTGATGCGATCAGCAGCCGTTCCTAAATTTCATGCCACCTTCTTCTTGCTTGTCTTCTTGCTGCGGGGGAGGGTAGCGAAGCTGGTTatctgaaaaaataaaacacaatgttagaaaagaatatttatcaaataaattgaacttgAAAGTAGAAGCGTTAAAACACCTCACACGCCACGCTAGCTTTAAAGAAAGTTGCTTTCACGAGAAAACCAATTTTGTTGTGAAAGCAACGACTAACTTACAGGCACAcgaaagtattcaaaatttatatatatattttcttttctaataatAATCTACTCTATCTGTAATCCTTCGTCAACCTGTTGCTACTGTTCTGTTAGCGATGTCACAACATGCACACCCAGGGAACACAATAGGGAGTACCACTCGTTAAGCGATTAGTGATTTATCAAAGTAATCACAAAACACTCTAGAAATCATTTTCATACGATCTGAACGAATCGATCCGTTTCTCTTCTCCAGATATCCAGTATGGTAACGTGATTACAAAGAGTGAGGAGGGTGTGGAAGGATCAATGACAAGGGGTTTATTTAATTTGCCTATAGAAAACCAGTCAAACAGACCCGTCTAACTCTTAATTCTTACACTCGAAACATCAACGAAAGCTTCTTAATAAATATCTGATTCCAATCTTTTCCCAGCTTTAGGTGAACGAGACATCTCTCTGATCTGTGATTCCGAACTCATCGTCGCAGATGGTTTATCCTCGTTAATCTCAGTTTCCTTAGTTTCTTCTTTAACTTCGTTCACTTCATCTGCATCGTTGTTCGCCGCCAGAACATAACTGTCCGAACTGTTCGACGTATCATCAGTTTGCAAGTTTATCTCTCGATTCGAGCTCGAAAGCTTCGGCGCTAATTCGATGATCGTATCCTGCGAATCGATGCTGTTCGATCTGGATTCGGAAGCGCTGATATCTGAGACGGAATCCTCGGACTTGGCCGAGCCCTTCTGTTCTTTAGAAAAAGCACTGTGAAAGATATTTTTCGGGATCGTCAACAGTTTCGAGAAACCATCCTTGGTACGTTGTTTCTTCGACTTCTTCCCTTTCGGCTTCGCATCTGTGGCGTGAGCAATGAACACGTCCTTCGTTGAGCTAGTATTCGAGAACGTCTTTAAAGTCCCAGTTTTGATGACCAAAGTGGCTTTTAACGCGTTCTGGGAATCAGTTTCCTCCAGATCTTCTTCGCTTTTCGCGAGGGGAGCCTTCGGCGCCGGTTTCTTCTTGTATTTCCCTGCTCTACTCGCGTTCGAGGATGTCCAATCGTCCACGCACGAGGCGTTCTCGTTCTCTGAAACGTCCTTAATAACTATTAAATCTGTTGTCTCTGTAGATACCTTAACGTCTTCGGTATTCTCCACTTCCTTGATGTCCACATTCGACGACGAATCTTTTTCAGGTACGGTTATCTCCGTGACACTCGATTCTTGAGTGTGCACGATACTGTTAACAGCTTTGCGAGCATCACTGAGAAGCTGCTTCAGTTCGTCGAATTTATTCTGACACAGCTCGTCGCTTACCGTGCGATTCGAATCATCGACGGAATCTTCAGGGGCTGTCGATGGAACGTCTGTAATCTTTGCTTCAATTtcttcgtcttttaatttaatttgttctACCTGTGCATCGTTATTTATGCTACTTATAGGCAACGGATGTTCAGCGACAGTTTTCGTTTCTATACTCTGAATAATTTGCACCTCCGCGACTGAAACGGGCTCGATTGATTCCGATTCCTTTCCACATGACTGCGGGCCTGATTGACTGGTATTTTCGTGCGAATGATCGTTGTTACCTGCGAGAAAGAGGCCACGATCGAGTTTGATATAATCAGCAACATTGCTGTTTTGCGAGAGCAGAAGCAAGATCTCGAGAGCTTGTTCAGGAGTCACGCGAGTCAAAGGTGACGGAAATGAGATGTTTGTGGAGGAATGAGGATCGTTGCCGTCGGTATCCTCTCCTGAGTCCTTCGGATCCCATAGAAAACcgataaatatattattgaaatcgACGAGAAGCGACGAATCcgcgaaaaaaaaacgatCGAGTTTGAACGTCGAATCAAAGTTTAATAAGAAGCACTATTTTTAACATGAATTTACAAACGTCTGATTAAACCTTGATTCGCGTTTTTGTAGGAATTAAGCTGGTCGAATTTTTACTACCTCTGTGGTCTTCTTCGTGGCAGAGCGAGGTTTTGCCCGTGTTCTTGCACCGACGCTCGACGTTCGTACTAACGAGTCACCCTGCAACGTACGAGTGGATTGCAACGCTTCTCCGCTACTGTAACCGCTGGAAATATCGTCCGAGGACCTTATATTACTGGAATGAAACGAACGTGAATTTCTAACAATTACTTCTCGAAAGATTTACACCGATACAACAGGGGAAATGACGAAATCTACGTACGTTAAGCTAGCCGTTGGTTCCCTGGATCTCGGCTGTCTGACATCCACATCCACCTCGGAGAAGTACATCTCCACGCGGTTGCTACTCGACTGCGTGCGACGAGGACTGTAACTTCTTCTCCCGACGTGTTCTCTTCGACGAGGCTCCACTGGAAAACGTAAACGATCAATGCGGGTCTTAAAACGCTAACGTAAGATCGTGGTATCGTTTCGAAACGCATGAAAGACAAAGACGTTtcgaaattttcaagaattgGCAAGCGGTATAATCGGCCAATAACCTTCCATGTCCGTCTCGTCGTGCATGTGCGGCGTGTTTCTATTCTCGTCCTCCTTCTCGCCAGTCAGATCGCTCAGGCTGTAGCTTTTCTTCAGATGCTGCACCAAACCGCCACCACcctgaaaaattaattctcgGTATCTTTCAAGGTGTCCAAGAAACGCGATCGTTCGATTTTTATAGTTGCGTCGTTTGTTTAGCCCCTTCGTTACGGTTTGCATTATTCCGAGGAAACTTTGGTGCCTGCTGTAGCGGCTACAGTCTCGAGGAAGGGTTGCTACATTAACGATACTAATAGCTTTTACTATAGTTTACTAACCGTCTCGGTAAACGGTTtcgtaacgaaagggttaaacagcGAGAGTGCGAATTGACATCGACGGAGCGCAGCGTAGAAGTAGAACGAAAAAAGGAAAGCGCCTAGAGAatggtaaaaaagaaaaagaaaaaactgaAACTCTTACCAACCCGGAAAAAGGGTGTTAATGTGTTATCAGCCGTCAGTGGAGCGCGTGTACGATCTGTCCTATGTGTAGTTAGCGATCGAGCTAGGACTTCCGTGTTCGGCAATTCATACACGTTTTCTCGTCTCTCTTGTCTATCCGGATGCgattcttccctttttttttgcaCACACTCTGGCCACCGAGTCAATTAGCTAGCGTTCAACGATAGAGCTGGGTTCTCTCTATCGACTGGAGCAACTCGTTCGACAGCATTTTGCCCGACACGAAGAGAAGAGGAATCGATAATCCCGCGTTTTCCCGCGAAAACGGAGAAAAGGGAGCAAATTTTGATCGGTAGGATACGTTTAttcgaaaagaaagaaaaaaaaatgaaacatatcGTCGTGCTATTATCTTATAAAATCTTTGGGATCGGATATAAAATCGTCTTACTTATATAATCTAAGATGTTCTTTCATCCGGTACGAAACTTTGGTTCCACTGGAACTGTTCCTCTTCCCGTGCTAACGTTAAACAAAAGTGTtctattcaaattaaaaaacaaacgAAAAATGATCTGATCTTCGAAGTGTATTATGAACGGGAGAACAGTTTCCTCGTGTTACATCTCTCAGTGGTCGTTTCTTTCGAGTACCTTGGAAACACTACAGATTTGTGCGCAAAGGTAAGATCATACATTTCGTAAGCAGAACGCGTGACGAGATAACAGGTGTGCCATTACAAATTCTttgtgaaaaattattttatatccaTGCTATCGTATCAATAAGTCATCCAGTTATCTCAGCACACTACAGTCTTCAACTCTTTCTTTCGACTTTCAGCGCAATCGTAATTCGCATTAAAGATTGTCCTTAACTATTTCCTAGCCCTTTACCTACTATAAAACAGAAGTGCTCGACAGTTTATTTAAAGCTGAAAAGGCTGAACGATCCAGGCGCTAGAAATCGGCGACtatataaaatacaagttcGTAAAAAGTTATATATAAAACTAAGAAAACATCAtcgtacaaagaaaataatttcttgcATTAAtacgaaaaagaaattataaaaaaaagaattgtttgataaatttattccGTCAAAATGTATGTCGATAGACTAAGATTTGTCGAGTCAACGATACGCAACGGAATTTCTGTTCCTCGTTAGAAATCCCGTCAAAAGGCACTGAGTTTCATTCGCATTCGCTAAAACTACTTTGAGCTCGCAGCAGTAGAAACGCATTAGACTACCCTTAAAACTATCAACGTAATCCTAAATAGTATAACAAAGTATATAAATCGCAGACATTGCGGAAAGACACACAGTTATTAATTTGATAAGATTCATCTAAACGCTATTCAAGAATTCAACCACCAAGctttgtttccttcttttaaaCTCGCCAAGTTGTTCCTCGTGAATCCTActgataaaagaaaagaaaaagaaactcaCTTcactaattttcaaataattaaaaagaaagggaTCCACCCAGGAAAACACCATCTTTTATGGTGGTGCTATTTTGATATTCCAGTAGAATCtcttaataataaatttgttacCAATTACGATCAAGGGAATCTACGGCTTAAAAACAAACCCACACACTGGATATTAATCTTTTGTCTatccaaaaataattaaaaaaaaagaaataaagtaagGAACGTTGCGTTGATTATTATAACGGGTCGTTTCGAGGAAAGTAATCAATCATCATCGTCGCTGTATTTAAAGTACACCATGGTGCT
It encodes the following:
- the LOC114873697 gene encoding receptor expression-enhancing protein 3-B-like isoform X4, with amino-acid sequence METKTDEPRMGDLDENPFDWMICKSGARRIFAESLLSCVRYCANQVPKRMTLDRLRILAALLVILMPRPLTYILLYPIFRLVFGNLYPAYASYKAVRTKNVKEYVKWMMYWIVFALFTCAETFTDVFFSFWFPFYYEIKTILVVWLLSPATKGSSILYRRFVHPALIRREAEIDDALARATEQGYTAVLHLGTKGVNYATTVLMQTAIKGGGGLVQHLKKSYSLSDLTGEKEDENRNTPHMHDETDMEVEPRRREHVGRRSYSPRRTQSSSNRVEMYFSEVDVDVRQPRSREPTASLTNIRSSDDISSGYSSGEALQSTRTLQGDSLVRTSSVGARTRAKPRSATKKTTEDSGEDTDGNDPHSSTNISFPSPLTRVTPEQALEILLLLSQNSNVADYIKLDRGLFLADNQLRYPPPQQEDKQEEGGMKFRNGC
- the LOC114873697 gene encoding uncharacterized protein LOC114873697 isoform X1 encodes the protein METKTDEPRMGDLDENPFDWMICKSGARRIFAESLLSCVRYCANQVPKRMTLDRLRILAALLVILMPRPLTYILLYPIFRLVFGNLYPAYASYKAVRTKNVKEYVKWMMYWIVFALFTCAETFTDVFFSFWFPFYYEIKTILVVWLLSPATKGSSILYRRFVHPALIRREAEIDDALARATEQGYTAVLHLGTKGVNYATTVLMQTAIKGGGGLVQHLKKSYSLSDLTGEKEDENRNTPHMHDETDMEVEPRRREHVGRRSYSPRRTQSSSNRVEMYFSEVDVDVRQPRSREPTASLTNIRSSDDISSGYSSGEALQSTRTLQGDSLVRTSSVGARTRAKPRSATKKTTEDSGEDTDGNDPHSSTNISFPSPLTRVTPEQALEILLLLSQNSNVADYIKLDRGLFLAGNNDHSHENTSQSGPQSCGKESESIEPVSVAEVQIIQSIETKTVAEHPLPISSINNDAQVEQIKLKDEEIEAKITDVPSTAPEDSVDDSNRTVSDELCQNKFDELKQLLSDARKAVNSIVHTQESSVTEITVPEKDSSSNVDIKEVENTEDVKITSFATLPRSKKTSKKKVA
- the LOC114873697 gene encoding receptor expression-enhancing protein 4-like isoform X3, which translates into the protein MISSVVSRLVILVFGNLYPAYASYKAVRTKNVKEYVKWMMYWIVFALFTCAETFTDVFFSFWFPFYYEIKTILVVWLLSPATKGSSILYRRFVHPALIRREAEIDDALARATEQGYTAVLHLGTKGVNYATTVLMQTAIKGGGGLVQHLKKSYSLSDLTGEKEDENRNTPHMHDETDMEVEPRRREHVGRRSYSPRRTQSSSNRVEMYFSEVDVDVRQPRSREPTASLTNIRSSDDISSGYSSGEALQSTRTLQGDSLVRTSSVGARTRAKPRSATKKTTEDSGEDTDGNDPHSSTNISFPSPLTRVTPEQALEILLLLSQNSNVADYIKLDRGLFLAGNNDHSHENTSQSGPQSCGKESESIEPVSVAEVQIIQSIETKTVAEHPLPISSINNDAQVEQIKLKDEEIEAKITDVPSTAPEDSVDDSNRTVSDELCQNKFDELKQLLSDARKAVNSIVHTQESSVTEITVPEKDSSSNVDIKEVENTEDVKITSFATLPRSKKTSKKKVA
- the LOC114873697 gene encoding uncharacterized protein LOC114873697 isoform X2 → METKTDEPRMGDLDENPFDWMICKSGARRIFAESLLSCVRYCANQVPKRMTLDRLRILAALLVILMPRPLTYILLYPIFRLVFGNLYPAYASYKAVRTKNVKEYVKWMMYWIVFALFTCAETFTDVFFSFWFPFYYEIKTILVVWLLSPATKGSSILYRRFVHPALIRREAEIDDALARATEQGYTAVLHLGTKGVNYATTVLMQTAIKGGGGLVQHLKKSYSLSDLTGEKEDENRNTPHMHDETDMEVEPRRREHVGRRSYSPRRTQSSSNRVEMYFSEVDVDVRQPRSREPTASLTGYSSGEALQSTRTLQGDSLVRTSSVGARTRAKPRSATKKTTEDSGEDTDGNDPHSSTNISFPSPLTRVTPEQALEILLLLSQNSNVADYIKLDRGLFLAGNNDHSHENTSQSGPQSCGKESESIEPVSVAEVQIIQSIETKTVAEHPLPISSINNDAQVEQIKLKDEEIEAKITDVPSTAPEDSVDDSNRTVSDELCQNKFDELKQLLSDARKAVNSIVHTQESSVTEITVPEKDSSSNVDIKEVENTEDVKITSFATLPRSKKTSKKKVA